In the genome of Pigmentiphaga litoralis, one region contains:
- a CDS encoding YeiH family protein — protein MSATPDSLVLRPPLFKGRVPGILLAGVVGAIALGLSTLPSVAGLGLSALTLAIVIGIVLGNTVYPRIAVQANPGVDFAKSTLLRAGIILYGFQISFQQIAQVGLAGILIAALIVGLTFTLAVQLGTRVFKLDRETSMLIGAGSAICGAAAVMACEPVVKGQANKVSVAIATVVVFGTLSMFLYPFLYPLLGMNQEAFGIFAGSTIHEVAQVVAAGNAVGQEAANMAVIEKMIRVMMLAPFLLLLSGFKRNDPQRAESGLAGGSGQQRSKLCIPWFAVWFIVASGINSLQIIPREVVSVLLKLDILLLATAMAALGMRTHIGAIRQAGAKPLVLAATLFVFLLVGGLLINLGVMQLTGVPIR, from the coding sequence ATGTCCGCCACGCCCGACAGTCTTGTCCTTCGCCCGCCCCTGTTCAAGGGCCGCGTGCCTGGCATCCTGCTGGCCGGCGTGGTCGGTGCGATCGCATTGGGACTGTCGACGCTGCCTTCCGTGGCCGGCCTCGGATTGAGCGCGCTCACGCTGGCCATCGTCATCGGCATCGTGTTGGGCAACACCGTTTACCCGCGCATCGCCGTCCAGGCCAACCCCGGCGTCGACTTTGCCAAGTCCACCCTGCTGCGCGCCGGGATCATCCTGTACGGATTCCAGATCAGCTTTCAGCAGATCGCCCAGGTCGGATTGGCCGGCATCCTCATCGCCGCATTGATCGTCGGCCTTACCTTCACCCTGGCCGTGCAGCTCGGCACCCGGGTCTTCAAGCTGGATCGCGAAACGTCCATGTTGATCGGCGCCGGCAGCGCAATCTGCGGCGCAGCCGCGGTCATGGCCTGCGAGCCGGTCGTCAAGGGGCAGGCCAACAAGGTGTCCGTCGCCATCGCCACGGTGGTGGTGTTCGGCACGCTATCCATGTTCCTCTACCCCTTCCTGTACCCCTTGCTGGGCATGAACCAGGAAGCCTTCGGCATCTTTGCCGGGTCGACCATTCATGAAGTTGCGCAGGTCGTCGCCGCAGGCAACGCCGTCGGCCAGGAAGCCGCCAATATGGCAGTCATCGAAAAGATGATCCGCGTGATGATGCTGGCGCCGTTTCTTCTTCTGCTGTCCGGCTTCAAGCGCAACGATCCGCAGCGTGCAGAGTCCGGCCTGGCCGGCGGGTCGGGTCAGCAACGCAGCAAGCTGTGCATCCCGTGGTTCGCGGTGTGGTTCATCGTCGCAAGCGGCATCAACTCGCTGCAGATCATTCCCCGCGAAGTCGTCAGCGTCCTGCTCAAGCTGGACATCCTTCTGCTCGCCACCGCCATGGCCGCACTCGGCATGCGCACGCACATCGGCGCGATCCGTCAGGCCGGCGCCAAGCCGCTGGTGCTTGCCGCTACCCTCTTTGTATTCCTGCTGGTTGGCGGCTTGCTGATCAACCTGGGTGTGATGCAGCTGACGGGTGTCCCGATTCGCTAA
- a CDS encoding LysR substrate-binding domain-containing protein — translation MQLNLHLLRIFHRVALRQSFSRASEDLFISQPAVSKAVRELEHLLELPLIERGAGGPRGSKGVRLTESGAALFDHARGIFALERAAVEDIDLRIKLRRGTLTLGASTTIASYWLPPTLGRFAESYPLASPRVVVGNTHEVVEQLLDCRVDLALVEGHVDDPRIDVAHWRDDEMVIVVPMDFAARCDLPAEEGAHGDTGRRKNAHGDTGPRDASATADLSSAEPFAAPIEPLRHARWIVREEGSGTGEASAAQLAALDIVPQERLEVGSNEAIARMVAAGMGVAILPRVAIEDLVALKRLAILSVTPGRPLLRPLYRLTLRDRPKSPVAASFEALLDA, via the coding sequence ATGCAACTCAATCTGCATCTGCTGCGCATTTTCCATCGCGTCGCCCTGCGTCAAAGCTTTTCGCGCGCGTCCGAGGATCTCTTCATCAGCCAGCCTGCGGTATCCAAGGCCGTGCGCGAACTCGAGCATCTGCTTGAACTGCCGCTGATCGAACGGGGCGCCGGCGGGCCGCGGGGCAGCAAGGGGGTGCGGCTCACGGAAAGCGGGGCCGCGCTGTTCGACCATGCGCGCGGCATTTTCGCGCTGGAGCGGGCGGCCGTGGAAGACATTGATCTGCGTATCAAGCTGCGGCGGGGTACCTTGACGCTCGGTGCGAGCACGACTATTGCAAGCTACTGGCTGCCGCCCACACTTGGTCGCTTTGCGGAGTCCTATCCGCTGGCGTCGCCGCGCGTGGTGGTCGGCAACACGCATGAAGTGGTCGAGCAGTTGCTGGACTGCCGCGTCGATCTGGCGCTGGTGGAAGGGCATGTCGATGACCCGCGTATCGATGTGGCGCACTGGCGCGATGACGAGATGGTGATCGTGGTGCCGATGGACTTTGCGGCTCGGTGCGACCTTCCCGCCGAGGAGGGCGCGCACGGCGACACTGGCCGTAGGAAGAACGCGCACGGCGACACTGGCCCTAGGGATGCCAGCGCGACCGCGGACCTGAGCTCTGCCGAACCCTTCGCCGCCCCGATCGAACCCTTGCGCCATGCACGGTGGATTGTCCGCGAAGAAGGATCGGGAACGGGGGAGGCGAGCGCGGCGCAGCTTGCGGCGCTTGACATCGTGCCGCAGGAACGTCTGGAGGTGGGCAGCAACGAGGCGATCGCCCGGATGGTGGCGGCAGGGATGGGCGTTGCCATATTGCCGCGCGTGGCGATCGAAGATCTGGTGGCCCTGAAGCGTCTGGCCATCCTGTCGGTCACGCCGGGCAGGCCCTTGCTGCGGCCCCTGTATCGGCTGACGCTGCGCGACCGGCCGAAGAGTCCGGTGGCCGCAAGCTTCGAGGCCTTGCTCGACGCGTAG